Proteins from a single region of Oreochromis niloticus isolate F11D_XX linkage group LG7, O_niloticus_UMD_NMBU, whole genome shotgun sequence:
- the LOC100695995 gene encoding ubiquitin-conjugating enzyme E2 Q2 isoform X3 produces the protein MSVSGLKAELKFLESIFDPNHERFRIIDWKPDELSCQFNVTGEKLLIIHCNITESYPSTPPIWFVDSDDPSLAEVLERLEDVRKGSTLLLQQLKRLICDLCRLYNLPQHPDVEMLDQPLPAGPITQDRKHGLSDEVTSEEEEEDEMGEQDIDLDQDLDHYEMKEEEPVDGKKSEDEGIEKENLAILEKIRKNQRQDHLNGAVSGSVQASDRLMKELREIYRSQSYKTGIYSVELVNDSLYEWHVKLRTVDPDSPLHSDLQVLKEKEGVDYILLNFSYKDNFPFDPPFVRVVSPVLSGGYVLGGGALCMELLTKQVCKWD, from the exons ATGTCGGTTTCGGGGCTGAAGGCCGAACTGAAGTTTTTGGAGTCAATCTTTGACCCAAACCACGAACGATTCAGAATAATAGACTGGAAACCCGATGAACTCAGTTGCCAATTCAACGTAACAggggagaagctgctgatcATCCACTGCAACATCACG GAATCCTATCCCTCAACGCCACCAATATGGTTTGTCGACTCTGATGATCCCAGTCTGGCTGAAGTGTTGGAGCGCCTAGAAGATGTGAGGAAAGGCAGCACATTG CTTCTACAGCAGTTGAAGCGCCTTATTTGTGATCTCTGTCGTCTTTACAACCTGCCACAACATCCAGATGTAGAAATGCTGGACCAGCCTCTACCAGCTGGCCCGATCACCCAAGACAGAAAA CATGGGTTATCAGATGAGGTGACttctgaagaggaagaagaagacgaaATGGGAGAG CAGGATATTGATCTGGACCAAGACCTGGACCATTACgaaatgaaagaagaggagcCGGTGGATGGAAAGAAGTCAGAAGATGAAGggatagaaaaagaaaatctggcTATCTTGGAGAAAATCCGTAAAAATCAGAGACAAGATCACTTGAAT GGTGCAGTCTCTGGCTCAGTGCAAGCCTCAGACCGCCTAATGAAGGAACTCAGGGAGATCTACAGGTCACAGAGTTACAAGACAG GTATTTATTCAGTCGAACTAGTCAATGACAGCCTTTATGAATGGCATGTGAAGTTAAGGAC GGTAGACCCAGATAGTCCATTACATAGTGACTTGCAGGTCttaaaagaaaaggaaggagTGGATTACATTCTGCTCAATTTCTCTTATAAA GATAATTTTCCCTTTGACCCACCTTTTGTACGGGTTGTCTCGCCTGTGCTCTCTGGAGG ttacGTTTTAGGGGGAGGAGCATTGTGCATGGAACTTCTCACAAAACAGGTATGCAAATgggattaa
- the LOC100695995 gene encoding ubiquitin-conjugating enzyme E2 Q2 isoform X1: MSVSGLKAELKFLESIFDPNHERFRIIDWKPDELSCQFNVTGEKLLIIHCNITESYPSTPPIWFVDSDDPSLAEVLERLEDVRKGSTLLLQQLKRLICDLCRLYNLPQHPDVEMLDQPLPAGPITQDRKHGLSDEVTSEEEEEDEMGEQDIDLDQDLDHYEMKEEEPVDGKKSEDEGIEKENLAILEKIRKNQRQDHLNGAVSGSVQASDRLMKELREIYRSQSYKTGIYSVELVNDSLYEWHVKLRTVDPDSPLHSDLQVLKEKEGVDYILLNFSYKDNFPFDPPFVRVVSPVLSGGYVLGGGALCMELLTKQGWSSAYSIESVIMQINATLVKGKARVQFGANKNQYNLARAQQSYKSLVQIHEKNGWYTPPKEDG, translated from the exons ATGTCGGTTTCGGGGCTGAAGGCCGAACTGAAGTTTTTGGAGTCAATCTTTGACCCAAACCACGAACGATTCAGAATAATAGACTGGAAACCCGATGAACTCAGTTGCCAATTCAACGTAACAggggagaagctgctgatcATCCACTGCAACATCACG GAATCCTATCCCTCAACGCCACCAATATGGTTTGTCGACTCTGATGATCCCAGTCTGGCTGAAGTGTTGGAGCGCCTAGAAGATGTGAGGAAAGGCAGCACATTG CTTCTACAGCAGTTGAAGCGCCTTATTTGTGATCTCTGTCGTCTTTACAACCTGCCACAACATCCAGATGTAGAAATGCTGGACCAGCCTCTACCAGCTGGCCCGATCACCCAAGACAGAAAA CATGGGTTATCAGATGAGGTGACttctgaagaggaagaagaagacgaaATGGGAGAG CAGGATATTGATCTGGACCAAGACCTGGACCATTACgaaatgaaagaagaggagcCGGTGGATGGAAAGAAGTCAGAAGATGAAGggatagaaaaagaaaatctggcTATCTTGGAGAAAATCCGTAAAAATCAGAGACAAGATCACTTGAAT GGTGCAGTCTCTGGCTCAGTGCAAGCCTCAGACCGCCTAATGAAGGAACTCAGGGAGATCTACAGGTCACAGAGTTACAAGACAG GTATTTATTCAGTCGAACTAGTCAATGACAGCCTTTATGAATGGCATGTGAAGTTAAGGAC GGTAGACCCAGATAGTCCATTACATAGTGACTTGCAGGTCttaaaagaaaaggaaggagTGGATTACATTCTGCTCAATTTCTCTTATAAA GATAATTTTCCCTTTGACCCACCTTTTGTACGGGTTGTCTCGCCTGTGCTCTCTGGAGG ttacGTTTTAGGGGGAGGAGCATTGTGCATGGAACTTCTCACAAAACAG GGCTGGAGCAGTGCCTATTCCATAGAATCTGTCATTATGCAGATAAATGCAACTCTGGTTAAAGGAAAAGCCAGGGTGCAGTTTGGAGCCAATAAG aacCAGTACAATCTTGCCAGAGCACAACAGTCATACAAATCCCTGGTTCAGATTCATGAAAAGAATG GTTGGTACACACCACCTAAAGAGGATGGATAA
- the LOC100695995 gene encoding ubiquitin-conjugating enzyme E2 Q2 isoform X2, giving the protein MSVSGLKAELKFLESIFDPNHERFRIIDWKPDELSCQFNVTGEKLLIIHCNITESYPSTPPIWFVDSDDPSLAEVLERLEDVRKGSTLLLQQLKRLICDLCRLYNLPQHPDVEMLDQPLPAGPITQDRKHGLSDEVTSEEEEEDEMGEDIDLDQDLDHYEMKEEEPVDGKKSEDEGIEKENLAILEKIRKNQRQDHLNGAVSGSVQASDRLMKELREIYRSQSYKTGIYSVELVNDSLYEWHVKLRTVDPDSPLHSDLQVLKEKEGVDYILLNFSYKDNFPFDPPFVRVVSPVLSGGYVLGGGALCMELLTKQGWSSAYSIESVIMQINATLVKGKARVQFGANKNQYNLARAQQSYKSLVQIHEKNGWYTPPKEDG; this is encoded by the exons ATGTCGGTTTCGGGGCTGAAGGCCGAACTGAAGTTTTTGGAGTCAATCTTTGACCCAAACCACGAACGATTCAGAATAATAGACTGGAAACCCGATGAACTCAGTTGCCAATTCAACGTAACAggggagaagctgctgatcATCCACTGCAACATCACG GAATCCTATCCCTCAACGCCACCAATATGGTTTGTCGACTCTGATGATCCCAGTCTGGCTGAAGTGTTGGAGCGCCTAGAAGATGTGAGGAAAGGCAGCACATTG CTTCTACAGCAGTTGAAGCGCCTTATTTGTGATCTCTGTCGTCTTTACAACCTGCCACAACATCCAGATGTAGAAATGCTGGACCAGCCTCTACCAGCTGGCCCGATCACCCAAGACAGAAAA CATGGGTTATCAGATGAGGTGACttctgaagaggaagaagaagacgaaATGGGAGAG GATATTGATCTGGACCAAGACCTGGACCATTACgaaatgaaagaagaggagcCGGTGGATGGAAAGAAGTCAGAAGATGAAGggatagaaaaagaaaatctggcTATCTTGGAGAAAATCCGTAAAAATCAGAGACAAGATCACTTGAAT GGTGCAGTCTCTGGCTCAGTGCAAGCCTCAGACCGCCTAATGAAGGAACTCAGGGAGATCTACAGGTCACAGAGTTACAAGACAG GTATTTATTCAGTCGAACTAGTCAATGACAGCCTTTATGAATGGCATGTGAAGTTAAGGAC GGTAGACCCAGATAGTCCATTACATAGTGACTTGCAGGTCttaaaagaaaaggaaggagTGGATTACATTCTGCTCAATTTCTCTTATAAA GATAATTTTCCCTTTGACCCACCTTTTGTACGGGTTGTCTCGCCTGTGCTCTCTGGAGG ttacGTTTTAGGGGGAGGAGCATTGTGCATGGAACTTCTCACAAAACAG GGCTGGAGCAGTGCCTATTCCATAGAATCTGTCATTATGCAGATAAATGCAACTCTGGTTAAAGGAAAAGCCAGGGTGCAGTTTGGAGCCAATAAG aacCAGTACAATCTTGCCAGAGCACAACAGTCATACAAATCCCTGGTTCAGATTCATGAAAAGAATG GTTGGTACACACCACCTAAAGAGGATGGATAA